In Deltaproteobacteria bacterium, one genomic interval encodes:
- a CDS encoding YebC/PmpR family DNA-binding transcriptional regulator — MSGHSKWSTIKRKKGAADAKRGKVFSKIIKEVTIAARIGGGDPEGNPRLRAAIALAKSENMPKDNIDRAIKKGTG, encoded by the coding sequence ATGTCCGGGCATTCCAAGTGGAGCACCATAAAACGAAAAAAAGGGGCCGCCGATGCGAAACGGGGAAAGGTTTTCTCAAAAATTATCAAAGAGGTTACTATCGCCGCCCGAATCGGAGGGGGAGACCCGGAGGGAAATCCCCGGTTGCGGGCAGCCATCGCCTTGGCCAAAAGTGAAAATATGCCCAAGGATAATATCGACCGGGCCATTAAAAAAGGGACCGGG